One window of the Daphnia pulex isolate KAP4 chromosome 8, ASM2113471v1 genome contains the following:
- the LOC124200125 gene encoding vacuolar protein sorting-associated protein 13-like isoform X3, which yields MVFEAVVSSQLNKFLGAYIENLNSSQLKLGLLGGDVVLNRLVLKQSALDELDLPVKTVAGHIDELVLKIPWTNIYAARTQVCIKGLYLLAIPNQGVAYDAEKERVASKEAKERQLALIEDAKARETAGENMQENDGFVAKLAAQILQNLLVTVEDVHIRFEDNITNPSHPFAFGMTMKKLALESTDGKWVPTLISEPSKQFYKLLSLECLSVYWLSNVTQLLNKMKNADQVEHFRKGIANANSRPYGDSYVAGPITSYAKLRINTRPELDGSNYTIPKIFVNLTMEEISMGLTPSQYNDIVGFLGNIERLNRGSPYRKYRPVIGRYKKYAKYWWLFAYQCVLEENVRRRRRNWRWSHMKEHKDMVRQYIELYKTKLWQKKEDVKLKRSLEELESRLDVFNITLARRQAEVKVERMRVNEQKIKEDAEAQQKTRGWFGGWFGSGASSAAVSPEAESVVKSLQAEMTPAEKAKLFNAIGYEENAVPANFPKTFVENRFEFFLKKLVILLHDNTNKQQPVILLTSLSRVEATVEQRPAGQALNAIVKIGNFVIDGTPQDENIPSLARPLEANKEILTLVYETNPLDESCDKRIRMAAEPLLITYDVSTLRKVSAMFESNEASQLTQLTAVARQKLEDLKKTSALGLDYAIRNHAVMDVDVNIKGSYLVLPFGGCLRNNSGKILCNMGNFSLKSVDSRKRSDESKVSQLMRIGSTEQDILEEMLKSSYDKFSLSLRDVQVISVLPDEDWTVLVKDNKTDVFILKPMSIELIVQKCLLLDDPRLPKLKVSGQLPSIHIDVLDTRLVNFAAVLKSIPSPTPDVSHEVVTSVVTEVELPTHISRDDSALEHLEEVFKIASNKDSLQETTDMEASKPSIEPELFQPTELMLQFEFQDVRLSLSVAHDNHLTKPVLSFGMENLALVCTKKTFETVVDLTLKDLSLNFVDHLAKEGQQKSVKIINSYDSSKELLRVRFVDVDKHSPEFHARHKSVVRKLEVEISYLDCDFHQEAVIDLLQLSSDLNSRIDDILSVESTRLTNSADALKNQSVKILVSEGKEKRRRTTSTEIVDFQLKAQFDHFGVNVLTRKLRLTEITISGLEIETSVRASHIVFEAGLNEFRIANPNGNTLYREIASVVDGRAIQLLVKIFNNATEDVDYVDMNKVDLAIHLKMSRMKAVYLSSFVKDLLAFVNHFQAAKEALIEASSAAATAARENVQKVYDKATRILLDIEFQAPYIIIPQRSNSADALIIDLGHFTLKNRFDLRNVRNEIGSPAIMDSISLNLQELRIFLAVVDGMKVKSERGLIEPLSFNLDLVRNLTSTWYNEEPNLRVDVELGKVSIVVSEFAYRKLMQIVFDNLEEGHNQLTEAVEHEIKNRESSRPTSAVEGKPIYVDGPLLSSQSSELSVDSILQQIGPTRVSIAFSVKLQEIKMELFTNNAPRKEMTFTTTLERPLSKLAIQGFNVSGQLMTDLSIRSTVTLHSFLIEDTRPLVQSSVVSSPTTPGTPNSTSKRLVERPINRLLYPTESGSNSQQQMLMISFQQEKQQDSKVDVHLCGFTLILCPSYLLRLLSFFTSGLPKPKSSSSTKPTVKPSNSSHVAQARSRIPQFVPLITVAVRVDQPDIFLVDRIDRLDTSALVLNFEMKLNLLLLPQAMDISGEVSKLHIYSCLFDPAHRQGTMATVLSPCWLAVKAKLCEDEQASQVDVNIGDVTLSVSPGTIALLASVSKSMALTDDDGSSLREEEEEEEYQIETASLANLWEMKPLAFFNFPFLETEVGVEAHELVQLDNLPSPSETHGKRCRSEEMILVFNHFEMMIETGQGNRTSPLVLVESKMNASVKNWSSVLELSASLNLRAGYYNSRLALWEPLLEPVDCTRLGPVRQRPWELTMKMKKVVEDFSDGFEFENRPSSKLEIKFDSADTMELTVTRSFLDVVSLLGKAFSDAVNQKLSKRDLLPPSLYVVQNQLDKNVVISLHNSDFTVDDASITDAKELILESGSKIGLKLKTKTRTRSVLSEEMENERILTVKIPDLSYSNGIPVSRSSRRYLPAGRSARDENIGVVADICNDFGFRSITFRGVVQIHNHFQQPIDVYYMTKTGNEVNGVGRVEECGVLNVPLFALYTPTGELFFSPLGYGVSIVPFVWRDLQRQNTINKVLQCSSRQSSGTSHNEDPFFMQVTGNVEHIYLEDTRKKTLNSFCYAIHLRPTVILHNSLPLPLYILTCGAVNELIVPPGASRYLSSVEPGAAFLVLKLKNYLERDWACKEEIRPIPVELSVWSLISYDGSAKATLDLGIFSTVKDQTVHMTVYCPFWMINNTGLLLAYKGEEDNCIYHPENMQDPVLFSFRPKSFFEKKTAMIRVEDSNWSDRFSLDVAGSSGLVTCKTEEGDGENPLCYQLGCTIQLSHEGLTKQVIFTPYYIISNLAPFDIDVYEVREVGPRSPTPTTRRDWLSVTSSQSLPFWPHFQQKWLIFRVSGTTEETLALSLDNPQPTLLRLNNGYGGLFIDFQVSESSVVIVCHPYEDGRAPLLLVNHSQISVSISESNDGSTCMELGPHHAAYYTWLQPNGARNLTWGSCGFKREFSGRDVTRSASGTFDSPAGSLEWISFLHGRQRVLLFTDDKMLAFQQRSSSTAEPVEQSVTISLHGLGVSLVDNVHRREILYAGITSSGIIWETAKMNTMRPIYRAMIVRHNIMLEEAFQQYMRNLSANIPTNSRRELDGGRLLVDFKELKVYKPKERLLRRSYRSGVELLFETYCNRRLIHARLNKLQIDNQLEDCVFPVVFAPVPPPRSIATESIPHPFVEISIVELVGQQTDVKQYEYFKLLVQECHFRADMSLINGLGSLLANESDLVSELEHKHNVELDILSAKRGLHERTRLLNDKAPENYFKMLHLSPLKIHLSFSNTGTDGAVSSSAQQSSNNPTSQLLNLVLQSVGVSLTEVQDVVFRLGFFERNDTFLSWQQLAQDLQWHYTGQAAKQFYVLVFGLDVIGNPFGLALGISQGVEQLFYEPFQGAIQGPGEFVEGLALGARSLVGHTIGGLAGAGSRIAGTIGKSLSYLTFDKDYQKTRREDLRRRPADIGENLALGGKGLFMGVVEGVSGVVMRPIEGAQQQGVGGFFAGIGKGMVGLVARPTAAIADFASGSLDAMKKAADVNEELSRLRPPRFLHPDGIVRPYIRYQADGDCLLKILDKGRFSKTDYYVDHAVTDTKMTLLVTDRRLVLMSHDLFGQWQVEWSHTWEELTQPPQSNPHGLYIPLRNNKKVLGLFTSSESGKLVAIQSQEKCEMIRRKVEQIMKS from the exons ACTTCTTGGAG GTGATGTTGTGCTGAACAGGCTCGTTCTAAAGCAGAGTGCTTTAGATGAATTAGATTTGCCTGTGAAAACAGTAGCTGGTCACATAG ATGAGCTGGTGTTGAAGATACCGTGGACAAACATTTATGCTGCACGAACACAAGTGTGCATCAAAGGGTTGTATTTATTGGCCATCCCTAATCAGGGTGTTGCTTACGATGCTGAAAAAGAAAGGGTTGCCAGTAAGGAAGCAAAAGAAAGGCAGCTAGCCCTAATTGAGGACGCCAAGGCGCGTGAAACAGCAG gcGAAAATATGCAAGAAAATGATGGTTTCGTGGCCAAACTAGCGGCGCAAATTCTTCAGAACTTATTGGTGACGGTGGAAGATGTCCACATTAGGTTCGAGGATAATATTACCAATCCCAGTCATCCGTTTGCGTTTGGAATGACCATGAAGAAACTGGCCCTTGAAAGCACAGATGGAAAGTGGGTTCCGACTCTTATTTCTGAGCCATCAAAGCAATTCTACAAGCTCTTGAGTCTGGAATGTCTCTCAGTTTACTGGCTGAGTAACGTCACTCAACtgttaaataaaatgaagaacGCAGACCAGGTGGAGCACTTTCGAAAAGGTATTGCAAATGCCAATTCAAGACCCTATGGAGATTCCTACGTCGCTGGACCTATAACGTCCTACGCTAAACTGCGAATCAACACTCGACCAGAGCTTGATGGCTCCAACTACACGATCCCTAAAATCTTCGTCAACCTAACGATGGAAGAAATTTCGATGGGACTTACGCCAAGTCAGTACAACGACATTGTCGGATTCCTGGGCAACATTGAAAGGTTGAATCGAGGATCGCCATATCGCAAGTATCGACCTGTCATCGGCAGATACAAGAAATATGCCAAATATTGGTGGCTGTTTGCTTATCAATGCGTTCTGGAAGAAAACGTCCGCCGCAGGAGAAGAAATTGGCGTTGGTCCCACATGAAAGAACACAAGGACATGGTACGTCAATACATCGAACTCTACAAAACGAAGCTCTGGCAAAAGAAGGAAGACGTGAAGCTAAAAAGAAGCTTGGAAGAATTAGAAAGCCGGCTTGATGTGTTCAATATTACTTTGGCCAGAAGACAGGCGGAAGTGAAG GTCGAACGAATGCGAGTAAAcgaacagaaaatcaaggagGATGCCGAAGCGCAACAGAAAACTAGAGGTTGGTTCGGTGGCTGGTTTGGATCCGGAGCTTCTTCCGCCGCAGTCAGCCCTGAGGCTGAGAGTGTTGTTAAAAGTCTTCAAGCAGAGATGACCCCTGCCGAAAAAGCAAAACTATTCAACGCAATTGGATACGAAGAAAATGCAGTTCCTGCAAATTTCCCGAAAACATTTGTTGAGAATCGTTTCGAGTTTTTTCTCAAGAAGCTCGTAATTCTGCTGCACGATAACACCAACAAGCAACAACCAGTTATCTTGCTGACGAGTCTCAGTAGAGTGGAAGCCACTGTTGAGCAACGCCCGGCTGGTCAAGCCCTAAATGCAATTGTCAAAATTGGGAACTTCGTTATTGACGGGACTCCTCAGGACGAAAATATTCCTAGTCTGGCACGACCATTGGAAG CCAACAAGGAAATCCTTACTCTTGTGTATGAAACAAACCCGCTTGATGAAAGTTGTGACAAGAGAATTAGAATGGCGGCTGAGCCGTTGTTGATCACTTACGATGTATCAACCCTAAGAAAAGTCAGCGCCATGTTTGAATCGAACGAGGCTTCCCAGCTTACCCAACTTACGGCTGTGGCCAGGCAGAAGCTGGAAGATTTGAAGAAGACTTCCGCTTTAGGCTTGGATTACGCCATTCGAAATCATGCCGTCATGGATGTTGATGTGAATATCAAAGGATCGTATTTGGTACTACCTTTCGGTGGTTGCCTCAGAAACAATAGCGGTAAGATCCTCTGCAACATGGGCAACTTTTCGTTGAAGAGTGTCGATTCCAGGAAACGCAGTGATGAGTCAAAAGTGAGTCAGTTGATGCGCATTGGAAGTACTGAGCAAGATATTCTTGAGGAGATGCTTAAAAGCAGTTACGATAAATTTTCGCTCAGCCTTCGCGACGTTCAAGTTATCTCCGTACTGCCTGATGAAGATTGGACTGTTCTAGTCAAAGACAACAAAACagatgttttcattttgaaacctATGA gtATCGAGTTAATCGTCCAAAAATGTCTTTTACTCGACGACCCTCGACTCCCAAAATTAAAAGTTTCCGGGCAACTTCCATCGATTCATATTGATGTGCTAGATACTAg ATTGGTGAATTTTGCTGCGGTATTGAAAAGTATACCCTCCCCGACTCCTGACGTTTCCCATGAAGTTGTGACCTCAGTTGTTACTGAGGTGGAGTTGCCAACTCACATCAGCCGTGATGATAGTGCCTTAGAACATTTGGAAGAAGTTTTCAAGATTGCCAGCAACAAAGACAGCCTTCAGGAAACGACGGATATGGAAGCATCTAAACCTAGCATCGAACCCGAACTGTTTCAACCCACGGAGTTGATGCTGCAGTTCGAATTTCAGGACGTTCGATTAAGTTTGTCAGTTGCACACGACAATCACCTCACGAAACCTGTCCTTTCTTTCGGAATGGAGAACCTGGCATTAGTTTGCacgaagaaaacttttgaaaccGTCGTGGATCTCACTCTTAAAGACTTAAGCCTTAATTTCGTCGACCATTTGGCTAAGGAGGGTCAACAAAAGAGCGTGAAAATCATCAACAGTTACGATTCTTCAAAAGAATTGCTCCGTGTTCGCTTCGTGGACGTTGACAAGCATTCCCCCGAATTTCACGCAAGGCACAAGTCGGTGGTGAGGAAGCTTGAAGTGGAAATCTCGTATCTCGACTGTGATTTTCATCAAGAAGCCGTCATTGACTTACTTCAATTGAGCTCCGACCTCAACTCTCGGATCGATGACATACTTTCTGTCGAGTCAACGCGGTTGACTAATTCTGCTGATGCCCTAAAGAACCAGTCAGTTAAAATTCTCGTTAGTGAag GTAAAGAGAAAAGGCGACGAACTACATCAACGGAAATTGTAGATTTTCAGTTGAAAGCTCAGTTCGATCACTTTGGCGTGAATGTGCTGACGCGGAAGCTGCGTCTGACTGAGATTACAATCAGTGGATTGGAGATTGAAACCTCCGTTCGAGCTTCACACATCGTTTTCGAAGCTGGGCTCAATGAATTCCGCATCGCAAACCCCAACGGCAACACACTTTATCGGGAGATTGCTTCCGTTGTAGACGGAAGAGCTATCCAGTTGCTGGTAAAGATTTTTAATAACGCCACGGAAGACGTCGACTATGTCGATATGAATAAAGTCGACCTGGCAATCCACTTGAAAATGAGTCGGATGAAAGCAGTCTATTTGAGCAGCTTTGTAAAGGATTTGCTGGCCTTCGTCAATCACTTCCAAGCGGCCAAAGAAGCTCTTATCGAAGCATCATCGGCCGCTGCTACGGCTGCCAGAGAAAACGTGCAGAAGGTCTACGACAAAGCGACTCGCATTCTGTTGGATATTGAATTCCAAGCCCCGTATATTATCATCCCCCAAAGATCGAATAGTGCCGACGCTCTCATTATTGATCTTGGGCATTTCACCTTGAAAAATCGATTCGACCTGAGGAATGTTCGCAACGAGATCGGTTCTCCAGCCATCATGGATTCAATCAGCCTAAACCTTCAAGAGCTTCGCATCTTCTTGGCCGTCGTAGATGGCATGAAAGTGAAATCGGAGAGAGGACTCATCGAGCCGCTGTCCTTCAATTTGGATCTAGTGCGAAATCTAACAAGTACTTGGTACAATGAAGAACCTAATCTGAGAGTGGACGTAGAGCTGGGCAAAGTTAGCATCGTCGTCAGCGAGTTTGCCTACCGCAAGCTCATGCAG ATTGTCTTCGATAATTTGGAAGAAGGACATAACCAACTGACCGAAGCGGTAgaacacgaaataaaaaatcgggAATCCAGCCGTCCGACAAGTGCCGTTGAAGGAAAGCCAATTTACGTGGATGGTCCGCTTTTATCCTCTCAATCTTCAGAACTTTCCGTCGATAGCATCTTGCAACAAATTGGACCTACTCGAGTCTCGATAGCGTTTTCCGTTAAACTgcaagaaatcaaaatggagCTTTTCACGAACAATGCTCCTAGAAAAGAAATGACGTTTACAACAACATTAGAGCGACCCCTATCCAAGTTGGCCATACAGGGATTCAATGTCTCCGGCCAATTGATGACTGATTTGTCGATCCGATCGACAGTCACGCtccattcatttttgattgaagACACAAGACCGTTGGTGCAATCATCTGTCGTTTCATCTCCAACGACTCCAGGCACCCCCAACTCGACATCGAAGCGTTTGGTCGAGAGACCAATCAATCGCCTTCTCTATCCCACCGAATCCGGTAGCAACTCACAACAACAAATGTTGATGATTAgttttcaacaagaaaagcaACAAGACTCGAAAGTGGATGTACATTTGTGCGGATTCACTTTGATTCTGTGCCCAAGTTACTTGTTGAGGCTCTTGAGCTTCTTCACTTCAGGATTGCCTAAGCCCAAATCATCCTCTTCTACGAAGCCGACCGTTAAACCAAGCAATTCTTCTCACGTCGCTCAAGCTCGCAGCAGAATTCCTCAGTTTGTACCCTTGATAACGGTCGCGGTCCGTGTGGACCAACCGGACATTTTTCTGGTGGATCGAATCGATCGCCTCGATACCAGCGCCCTTGTTCTCAACTTTGAAATGAAGTTGAATCTTTTACTGCTACCGCAAGCAATGGACATCTCCGGAGAAGTTTCCAAACTCCATATTTACTCCTGCCTTTTCGATCCTGCTCATCGCCAAGGAACCATGGCCACCGTTCTGAGTCCCTGCTGGTTAGCTGTCAAAGCGAAGTTGTGCGAAGATGAGCAAGCCTCTCAAGTGGACGTAAACATAGGTGACGTGACTCTAAGTGTGTCCCCGGGAACGATCGCGTTGCTAGCGAGTGTGAGCAAAAGTATGGCCCTGACAGACGATGACGGCTCGTCactgagagaagaagaggaggaggaagaataTCAAATAGAAACGGCTTCGTTGGCGAACCTTTGGGAAATGAAACCCTTGGCTTTCTTTAACTTCCCGTTCCTGGAAACAGAAGTCGGCGTTGAAGCTCACGAACTTGTCCAACTCGATAACTTGCCTTCGCCTTCAGAAACCCATGGAAAACGCTGTCGCAGCGAAGaaatgattttggtttttaatcattttgaaatgatgatTGAAACGGGTCAGGGCAACCGAACTTCGCCTTTGGTTTTGGTGGAGAGTAAGATGAATGCCAGTGTGAAGAATTGGAGCTCAGTTTTAGAATTGTCCGCCAGCCTTAATCTTCGAGCCGGCTATTACAATAGCAGACTGGCTTTGTGGGAACCTCTACTTGAGCCGGTGGATTGCACTCGGTTAGGGCCGGTTCGACAGCGACCCTGGGAACTGacgatgaagatgaaaaaagtcGTGGAAGACTTTTCTGAcggatttgaatttgaaaatcgacCTTCTTCTAAActggaaatcaaatttgacTCAGCGGATACTATGGAATTGACGGTGACTCGAAGCTTCCTTGATGTTGTTTCTCTGCTGGGAAAAGCCTTTAGCGACGCAGTTAATCAAAAACTGTCCAAACGGGATCTGTTGCCCCCTTCACTTTACGTGGTCCAGAATCAGTTGGACAAGAACGTTGTAATCAGTCTTCACAATTCTGATTTTACCGTCGACGACGCATCTATCACCGATGCCAAAGAACTG ATTCTTGAATCCGGATCGAAAATTGGTTTGAAGTTGAAGACTAAAACTCGTACGCGTTCTGTCCTAAGCGAAGAGATGGAAAACGAGAGGATCTTAACTGTCAAGATACCAGACCTTTCTTACAGTAATGGAATTCCTGTTAGCCGCTCCAGCCGTCGCTATCTACCAGCTGGACGTTCTGCAAGGGATGAAAATATCGGGGTTGTTGCCGATATTTGCAACGATTTTGGTTTCCGATCCATAACCTTCCGAGGCGTCGTACAAATTCACAATCATTTCCAGCAACCGATAGACGTTTACTACATGACGAAGACGGGCAACGAAGTGAATGGAGTGGGCCGAGTGGAAGAGTGTGGCGTACTCAACGTCCCTTTATTTGCTCTGTACACGCCGACTGGTGAACTTTTCTTCAGTCCTCTTGG TTATGGCGTTTCGATTGTACCCTTTGTGTGGCGGGATCTTCAACGCCAGAATACCATCAACAAAGTGCTGCAGTGCAGTTCGCGGCAGTCTTCCGGAACTTCTCATAATGAAGATCCTTTCTTCatgcag GTGACTGGGAACGTCGAGCACATATATTTGGAAGACACGAGGAAGAAAACGCTAAACAGCTTTTGCTATGCGATCCATCTGCGGCCGACAGTCATTTTGCATAATTCCTTGCCGCTACCACTTTATATTCTTACATGCGGCGCCGTGAACGAATTGATTGTGCCACCGGGCGCCAGCCGTTATCTCTCTTCAGTGGAGCCTGGGGCTGCCTTCCTAGTCTTGAAG tTGAAGAACTATCTGGAACGTGACTGGGCatgcaaagaagaaattcggCCAATTCCAGTCGAGTTATCTGTGTGGAGTCTGATCTCGTACGACGGTTCGGCAAAGGCAACTTTAGACTTGGGCATCTTTTCTACCGTCAAAGATCAGACCGTTCATATGACGGTCTACTGCCCCTTTTGGATGATCAACAACACTGGTCTTTTGTTGGCTTATAAG GGAGAAGAAGACAATTGTATTTATCATCCCGAGAACATGCAAGACCCTGTGTTATTTTCCTTTCGACCCAAATCTTTCTTCGAAAAGAAGACTGCCATGATACGTGTCGAGGATTCAAATTGGTCGGATCGATTTTCTCTCGACGTGGCTGGTAGCTCGGGACTTGTGACCTGCAAAACGGAAGAAGGAGATGGCGAAAACCCATTGTGTTACCAATTAGGCTGTACAATTCAACTCAGCCACGAAGGGTTAACGAAGCAAGTCATTTTCACGCCGTATTATATTATCTCCAATTTGGCTCCGTTTGATATTGACGTGTATGAAGTACGCGAAGTGGGCCCTCGATCACCGACGCCCACAACACGTCGAGACTGGCTGTCGGTTACATCGAGCCAATCTCTTCCGTTTTGGCCACACTTTCAGCAAAAATGGTTGATTTTCCGAGTATCCGGCACAACGGAGGAGACACTCGCCTTATCACTGGACAATCCGCAACCCACGTTATTGCGGCTAAACAACGGCTACGGTGGGCTCTTCATCGACTTTCAGGTTTCAGAGTCGTCCGTCGTCATCGTCTGCCACCCATACGAAGACGGCCGAGCACCTCTTCTGTTGGTCAATCATTCCCAAATATCTGTGAGCATCAGTGAATCCAACGATGGATCAACTTGTATGGAGCTTGGACCGCATCACGCTGCCTACTACACTTGGCTTCAGCCCAATGGAGCAAGAAACTTAACGTGGGGCAGTTGTGGCTTCAAACGCGAGTTTAGTGGTCGCGACGTCACGCGGAGTGCCAGTGGCACTTTTGACAGCCCTGCTGGCTCTTTGGAATGGATTTCTTTCCTGCACGGAAGACAGCGCGTCCTGTTGTTCACCGATGACAAAATGCTCGCCTTCcagcagcgcagcagcagcacagcagaaCCAGTTGAGCAGAGCGTCACTATATCGCTTCACGGACTTGGCGTCTCGTTAGTGGACAACGTGCATCGACGGGAAATTCTCTATGCCGGAATCACAAGCTCGGGTATCATCTGGGAGACTGCCAAAATGAATACGATGCGACCGATCTACCGCGCTATGATTGTACGCCACAACATAATGCTGGAGGAGGCCTTCCAACAATACATGCGAAATTTGTCAGCAAATATCCCGACCAACAGCCGGCGGGAATTGGACGGCGGTCGCCTTTTAGTCGACTTCAAAGAACTCAAAGTCTACAAGCCCAAAGAAAGATTACTTCGGAGAAGCTACCGATCCGGTGTAGAGTTACTGTTCGAGACATATTGCAATCGACGACTTATTCATGCCCGTCTCAACAAACTGCAGATCGATAATCAGCTGGAAGATTGTGTCTTTCCCGTCGTCTTTGCTCCGGTCCCTCCCCCTCGTAGCATTGCCACCGAGTCCATTCCGCATCCGTTTGTGGAAATCAGCATCGTCGAATTAGTTGGACAGCAAACTGACGTGAAACAATACGAGTACTTCAAATTGCTGGTGCAAGAGTGCCACTTTCGCGCCGATATGTCGCTGATTAACGGACTGGGTTCATTGTTGGCGAATGAAAGTGATCTCGTATCTGAATTGGAACACAAACATAACGTGGAATTGGATATTCTATCTGCCAAacgag gATTGCACGAGAGGACTCGTTTGCTCAATGACAAAGCCCCTGAAAACTATTTCAAGATGCTGCACCTGTCTCCATTGAAGATTCATCTCAGCTTCTCCAATACTGGGACCGATGGCGCCGTTAGTTCTTCAGCACAACAAAGCAGTAATAATCCTACCAGTCAGCTGCTCAATTTGGTTCTACAAAGCGTCGGCGTCAGCTTGACGGAAGTTCAAGATG TTGTCTTCCGCCTGGGCTTCTTCGAGCGCAACGACACCTTTTTGAGCTGGCAGCAGCTGGCCCAAGACCTACAATGGCATTACACTGGCCAAGCTGCAAAGCAGTTCTACGTCTTAGTCTTTGGATTAGATGTAATTGGGAATCCATTTGGACTAGCCCTGGGAATATCACAAGGCGTCGAGCAACTCTTTTACGAACCTTTCCAAGGTGCAATTCAAGGACCGGGAGAGTTTGTGGAAGGCCTAGCATTGGGTGCCCGCAGCCTCGTTGGACACACAATTGGTGGTCTGGCTGGAGCAGGATCCAGGATCGCCGGCACCATAGGAAAGAGTCTGTCGTACTTAACGTTCGATAAAGACTATCAGAAGACCCGACGAGAAGATTTGCGGCGTCGTCCCGCAGACATTGGAGAAAATTTAGCCCTTGGAGGCAAAGGCCTTTTTATGGGCGTTGTGGAAGGCGTTTCAGGAGTTGTGATGCGTCCGATCGAAGGAGCCCAACAGCAAGGAGTAGGAGGTTTCTTCGCAGGAATCGGCAAAGGCATGGTGGGACTCGTGGCACGACCGACTGCTGCCATCGCCGACTTTGCCAGCGGATCACTGGACGCCATGAAAAA AGCTGCCGATGTCAACGAGGAGTTGTCACGCCTGCGTCCACCACGTTTTCTGCATCCGGATGGAATCGTTAGACCTTATATCCGCTATCAAGCCGACGGGGATTGTTTACTAAAG ATCCTGGATAAAGGGCGGTTTTCCAAGACGGACTATTATGTGGACCATGCAGTGACGGACACTAAAATGACTCTTTTAGTAACAGATCGTCGACTCGTGCTCATGTCGCACGATCTCTTTGGGCAATGGCAG GTCGAGTGGAGCCACACGTGGGAAGAGCTAACCCAACCTCCCCAATCGAATCCCCACGGATTGTACATCCCCTTacgcaacaacaagaaagtcTTGGGATTGTTCACGAGCAGCGAGAGTGGAAAGTTGGTTGCCATTCAATCTCAAGAGAAATGCGAG ATGATACGCAGAAAAGTggaacaaataatgaaatcgtAA